In Amia ocellicauda isolate fAmiCal2 chromosome 7, fAmiCal2.hap1, whole genome shotgun sequence, one genomic interval encodes:
- the LOC136754062 gene encoding transmembrane protein 212-like translates to MVDLYCGIGGSQLGFGIVSLFSGIFAFFPSFSYNPWYVGWSIKIAAPIWTGILAIIAGTCVLLAIRENTSRSMWETSYTFSILCTMTSPIQFAVAIASTMIGPYCYYSFAGAVGTDYLGYVVRFPFPYVVFLDVCQDPPFYQWFFLGFQLVDLLTSLAIFCLSLVFVTRLTHRLSQAGHLNKSRRAW, encoded by the exons ATGGTAGACTTATACTGTGGTATTGGAGGGAGTCAGCTTGGCTTTGGTATTGTCAGCTTGTTTTCGGGAATCTTTGCTTTCTTTCCCAGCTTCAGCTATAATCCATGGTATGTCGGATGGAGCATCAAGATCGCTGCTCCTATATGGACTGGAATTTTG gcCATCATTGCTGGTACATGTGTACTGCTGGCAATTAGAGAAAATACTTCAAGATCCATG TGGGAAACAAGCTACACTTTTTCCATCCTGTGCACCATGACCTCGCCCATACAGTTTGCTGTTGCCATAGCTTCCACTATGATTGGCCCCTACTGCTACTACTCGTTTGCGGGAGCTGTTGGAACCGATTATCTTGGTTATGTGGTCAGATTCCCGTTCCCTTATGTCGTGTTCCTGGATGTGTGTCAAGACCCTCCGTTCTATCAGTGGTTCTTCCTGGGCTTTCAGCTTGTGGACCTTCTAACCAGCTTGGCCATCTTCTGTCTATCCCTTGTCTTTGTCaccagactgacacacagactcagcCAGGCAGGACATTTGAAT aaAAGCAGAAGAGCATGGTAG